A window from Pseudomonas kribbensis encodes these proteins:
- a CDS encoding MATE family efflux transporter, producing the protein MQTPAQNPLWKTYLLFLAPMVLSNFLQSMSGTVNSIYIGQMLGTQALAAVSGMFPIIFFFIALVIGLGAGAGVLIGQAWGARESHMVKAIAGATLLLGVLIGLVAAVFGSVFARQALQGLGTPADVLDDAVSYARVMMWTLPFVLVYVLFTQLLRGVSDTLSPMLALLLSTVVGLALTPAFIRGWFGLPQLGIQSAAFAGLAGTLAAMAWLAWSLIRKGHPLAPDREFFASLRLDGAILGKVLRIGLPTGVQMIVLSLSELVILTLVNQHGSQATAAYGAVTQIVNYVQFPALSIAITASILGAQAIGAGRLERMGPILRTGLWINVCLTGGLIVLGYLLSHWLLGLFLTEDSTRAMAEHLLHIMLWSLLIFGFQAIIGGIMRASGTVLVPVAIAIICVVGVQLPAAYWLDGQFGLQGVWMAFPVAYLGMLVLQTLYYKLVWQHQKIERLV; encoded by the coding sequence ATGCAAACCCCCGCGCAAAACCCCCTCTGGAAAACCTACCTGCTGTTCCTCGCCCCCATGGTGCTGTCGAACTTCCTGCAATCCATGTCGGGCACGGTCAACAGCATCTACATCGGCCAGATGCTCGGCACTCAGGCACTGGCGGCGGTATCGGGGATGTTTCCGATCATCTTTTTCTTTATCGCGCTGGTCATCGGTCTGGGCGCCGGGGCAGGGGTGTTGATCGGTCAGGCGTGGGGCGCGCGTGAGTCGCATATGGTGAAGGCGATTGCCGGCGCGACGCTGTTGCTGGGAGTGTTGATCGGGCTGGTCGCGGCGGTGTTTGGCAGTGTGTTTGCGCGTCAGGCGTTGCAAGGGTTGGGCACGCCGGCGGATGTGCTGGATGACGCGGTTTCCTACGCCCGGGTGATGATGTGGACCTTGCCGTTTGTGCTGGTGTACGTGCTGTTCACCCAGCTGTTGCGCGGGGTGAGCGACACGCTGTCGCCGATGCTCGCGTTGCTGCTGTCGACCGTTGTCGGTCTGGCGCTGACCCCGGCGTTCATTCGCGGCTGGTTCGGCTTGCCGCAACTGGGCATTCAGAGTGCGGCGTTCGCCGGTCTGGCCGGTACCCTGGCGGCGATGGCGTGGCTGGCGTGGAGCCTGATTCGCAAAGGTCATCCGCTGGCGCCGGACCGGGAGTTCTTTGCGTCGTTGCGTCTGGACGGCGCGATTCTCGGCAAGGTGTTGCGCATCGGTCTGCCGACCGGGGTGCAGATGATCGTGCTGTCGCTGTCGGAGCTGGTGATTCTGACACTGGTCAACCAGCACGGATCGCAGGCGACGGCGGCCTATGGCGCAGTGACGCAGATCGTCAACTACGTGCAGTTTCCGGCGCTGTCGATTGCGATCACCGCATCGATCCTCGGTGCCCAGGCGATTGGCGCCGGGCGGCTGGAGCGCATGGGGCCGATCCTGCGCACCGGGTTGTGGATCAACGTGTGCCTGACCGGTGGTTTGATCGTGCTCGGTTACCTGTTGTCGCACTGGCTGCTGGGGCTGTTCCTCACCGAAGACTCGACCCGGGCCATGGCCGAGCACTTGCTGCACATCATGCTGTGGAGCCTGTTGATCTTCGGCTTCCAGGCGATCATCGGCGGCATCATGCGCGCCAGCGGCACCGTGCTGGTGCCGGTGGCCATCGCGATCATTTGCGTGGTCGGCGTGCAGTTGCCGGCGGCGTACTGGCTGGACGGGCAGTTTGGTTTGCAGGGTGTATGGATGGCGTTTCCGGTGGCGTACCTGGGGATGCTGGTACTGCAGACGCTGTATTACAAACTGGTCTGGCAGCATCAGAAGATCGAGCGGCTGGTGTAG
- a CDS encoding Imm41 family immunity protein, which translates to MKKHRTERLEMDPHFLIARNVPWCDEYDYLSFTGRMHGRRKWSRKEYWKLEWALYQLVDEEDFSQELYWRAFKIFSITQNSFTSHYDPRDLYKIRNLKRSELYEIRQRFRSVFEGFFSGQMPSLKYYEEQNPLLIDQGD; encoded by the coding sequence ATGAAGAAGCACAGAACAGAACGTCTCGAAATGGACCCACACTTTTTGATCGCCAGAAACGTCCCCTGGTGCGATGAATATGACTACCTATCCTTCACCGGGCGAATGCATGGAAGACGGAAATGGTCGCGCAAGGAATACTGGAAACTCGAATGGGCGCTTTATCAATTAGTCGATGAGGAAGATTTTTCACAAGAACTTTACTGGCGAGCTTTCAAGATTTTCAGCATCACTCAAAATAGTTTTACCTCCCATTATGATCCCCGTGATCTGTACAAAATCCGCAACCTGAAACGCAGTGAACTCTATGAGATTCGCCAGCGGTTTCGATCGGTCTTTGAAGGATTCTTCTCCGGGCAGATGCCGAGCCTCAAATACTACGAAGAACAAAATCCTCTACTCATTGATCAAGGCGACTGA
- a CDS encoding AraC family transcriptional regulator yields the protein MDRLSTLLSHFGVNAGTFHSGTFCGISAYGGDQVCGHVHLLQAGQVLLKPGNDPELTLSEPTLIFFPRPFAHRLFADEAMNTQLVCASLTFDGGAGNALAAALPDYLVLKLADLPEMASTLEWLFKEAFDGHCGREAVMDRLFELLVILLLRHLISSRNQQPGMMAGLADPKISRALSLMHDQPAKAWSVAELAATVHLSRAGFAEHFRRVVGQTPVDYLVSWRVSLAQKRLREGRPIALIAEEVGYESPSALARAFRRKTGLSPREWKAGTS from the coding sequence ATGGATCGCTTGTCCACGTTGCTCAGCCACTTCGGCGTGAATGCCGGCACCTTCCACAGCGGTACTTTCTGCGGCATCAGCGCCTATGGTGGCGATCAGGTCTGCGGCCATGTGCATCTGTTGCAGGCCGGGCAAGTGCTGCTCAAACCGGGGAATGACCCCGAACTCACGCTCAGCGAACCGACGCTGATTTTCTTCCCCCGACCGTTTGCTCACCGACTGTTCGCCGACGAGGCCATGAACACGCAACTGGTGTGCGCCTCGCTGACCTTCGATGGCGGCGCGGGCAATGCGCTGGCGGCGGCGCTGCCGGATTATCTGGTGCTGAAACTCGCTGACCTGCCGGAAATGGCCAGCACTCTGGAGTGGTTGTTCAAGGAGGCATTTGACGGTCATTGCGGGCGTGAAGCGGTGATGGATCGGCTGTTCGAGCTGTTGGTGATTCTGCTGCTGCGGCATCTGATCAGCAGTCGCAATCAGCAACCGGGCATGATGGCGGGGCTGGCCGACCCGAAGATTTCCCGCGCATTGAGCCTGATGCATGACCAACCGGCCAAGGCCTGGAGCGTCGCCGAACTGGCCGCGACCGTGCATTTGTCCCGTGCCGGTTTTGCCGAGCATTTCCGGCGAGTGGTGGGGCAGACACCGGTGGATTATCTGGTGAGCTGGCGAGTCAGCCTCGCGCAGAAACGTCTGCGCGAAGGACGGCCGATTGCCTTGATCGCCGAAGAGGTCGGCTATGAAAGTCCTTCGGCGCTGGCCCGGGCGTTTCGGCGCAAGACCGGGCTCAGTCCACGGGAGTGGAAAGCGGGAACGAGCTGA
- a CDS encoding polyamine ABC transporter substrate-binding protein: MRAHTLSLAVLLATASTGALADEAVNISNWNGYIADDTLANFTQATGIKATYDIHDSNEVLESKLMTGNTGYDVVSPSNHFLSRLIKAGAIQKLDKSQLSNWKNLDPQLMKKLEVNDPGNQYGYPYMWGTAGIGYNVEKIKAIFGNTDVTRSWKLFFEEDNIKKLSQCGVAIIDNPTQVLPITLNYLGLPPHSHEPADYQKAEAALFKIRPYVQYFHASKYISDLANGNVCAVIGFNGDVVQAAASAKEAKNGIDIAYSIPDEGTTLWFDMVVMPRNAPHQKNGYSYMNYLLEPKVIANISNSIHYANPNAAANEFLTPAVKQDLAIYPPKEVMDKLFTVEELPAAIARLTTRLWTKLKTNT; encoded by the coding sequence ATGCGCGCCCACACACTTTCCCTGGCGGTCCTGCTCGCAACGGCATCGACCGGCGCCCTGGCCGACGAAGCGGTCAACATTTCCAACTGGAACGGCTACATCGCCGACGACACCCTGGCCAACTTCACCCAAGCCACCGGCATCAAGGCCACTTACGACATCCATGACAGCAACGAAGTGCTGGAATCGAAGTTGATGACCGGTAATACCGGTTACGACGTGGTCAGTCCGTCGAACCACTTTCTGTCGCGGCTGATCAAGGCCGGCGCGATCCAGAAACTCGACAAGTCGCAACTTTCGAACTGGAAGAACCTCGACCCGCAGTTGATGAAGAAACTCGAAGTCAACGATCCGGGCAATCAATACGGTTATCCGTACATGTGGGGCACCGCCGGTATCGGTTACAACGTCGAGAAGATCAAGGCGATCTTCGGCAACACCGACGTTACCCGTTCGTGGAAGCTGTTTTTCGAAGAGGACAACATCAAGAAGTTGAGCCAGTGCGGCGTGGCGATCATCGACAACCCGACCCAGGTGTTGCCGATCACCCTCAACTACCTGGGCCTGCCGCCACACAGCCATGAACCGGCGGATTACCAAAAAGCCGAAGCGGCCTTGTTCAAGATTCGCCCTTACGTGCAGTACTTCCACGCGTCGAAGTACATCAGCGATCTGGCCAACGGCAACGTCTGTGCGGTGATCGGTTTCAACGGCGATGTCGTCCAGGCTGCCGCCAGTGCCAAGGAAGCGAAAAACGGTATCGACATCGCTTATTCGATTCCCGACGAAGGCACGACGTTGTGGTTCGACATGGTGGTCATGCCCAGGAACGCGCCCCACCAGAAGAATGGCTACAGCTACATGAACTACCTGCTTGAGCCGAAGGTGATCGCCAACATCAGCAACAGCATTCACTACGCCAACCCCAACGCGGCGGCGAATGAGTTCCTGACGCCGGCGGTGAAACAGGATCTGGCGATCTACCCGCCGAAAGAGGTGATGGACAAGCTGTTCACCGTGGAAGAGTTGCCGGCGGCGATTGCGCGGTTGACGACGCGGTTGTGGACCAAATTGAAGACCAATACCTGA
- a CDS encoding PLP-dependent aminotransferase family protein, giving the protein MPRSRYKTLVDSYAADIRSGRLLPGTRLPTHRQLAASEGLALVTASRVYAELEAMGLVSGETGRGTFVRETSLLPGQGIDQKDIAVGMIDLNFNYPSLPGQADLLRTALRQLALSGDLEALLRYQPHAGRQHERASVARHLQARGLSVDAEQVLIVNGAQQGLAVTLMAKLNPGDVIAADALTYSGFKVLAEALHLEVVAIPVLENGPDLAALDRLCRNRPVRAVYSMPTLHNPLGWVMPLAQREQLVAIARQHDLTIIEDAAYAFLVDNPPPPLADLAPERTVYVSGLSKNIATGLRVGFIAAPLKIVPALERIIRATTWNTPGVMTAMACGWLDDGTVTLLEAQKRDDARARQALAAEILQGLPMVGHPSSYFLWLPLPEDARSDQVVIELMKAQISVTNAEPFTVSAHVPHAIRLALGSVDMLVLRQALLKVRRVIAAYL; this is encoded by the coding sequence ATGCCGCGCTCCCGTTACAAGACCCTCGTTGATTCCTATGCCGCCGACATTCGCAGCGGTCGCCTGTTGCCCGGCACGCGTCTGCCGACCCATCGGCAACTGGCGGCGAGCGAAGGGCTGGCGCTGGTCACGGCGTCGCGGGTGTATGCGGAGCTTGAGGCCATGGGCCTGGTCAGCGGCGAAACCGGGCGCGGCACGTTTGTCCGGGAAACCTCGTTGTTGCCGGGGCAGGGCATTGATCAGAAAGACATCGCTGTCGGCATGATCGACCTCAACTTCAACTACCCGTCGCTGCCGGGGCAGGCCGATCTGTTGCGCACCGCTTTGCGGCAATTGGCGCTGTCCGGCGACCTCGAAGCGCTGTTGCGTTATCAGCCCCACGCCGGTCGCCAGCATGAACGGGCTTCGGTTGCCCGGCACTTGCAGGCCCGAGGCCTGAGTGTCGACGCCGAGCAGGTGTTGATCGTCAACGGTGCCCAGCAAGGGCTGGCGGTGACGTTGATGGCAAAGCTCAATCCCGGTGACGTAATCGCGGCCGATGCGCTGACCTATTCAGGCTTCAAGGTGCTCGCCGAAGCGTTGCACCTTGAAGTGGTCGCGATTCCCGTGCTCGAGAACGGTCCGGATCTGGCGGCACTCGACAGACTCTGCCGCAACCGCCCGGTGCGTGCCGTGTACAGCATGCCGACCCTGCACAATCCGCTGGGCTGGGTGATGCCGCTGGCGCAGCGTGAACAACTGGTGGCGATTGCCCGACAGCATGATCTGACGATCATCGAAGACGCTGCCTACGCCTTTCTGGTCGATAACCCGCCACCACCGCTGGCGGATCTGGCGCCGGAGCGCACGGTGTACGTCTCGGGGCTTTCGAAAAACATCGCCACGGGCCTGCGCGTCGGCTTCATCGCGGCGCCGCTGAAAATCGTCCCGGCACTGGAACGCATCATCCGCGCCACCACCTGGAACACGCCGGGGGTGATGACCGCGATGGCCTGCGGCTGGCTCGACGACGGCACAGTCACCTTGCTGGAGGCGCAAAAGCGCGATGACGCACGGGCCCGTCAGGCGCTGGCAGCTGAAATCCTGCAAGGCTTGCCGATGGTTGGCCATCCTTCCTCGTATTTCCTCTGGCTGCCGCTACCGGAAGACGCAAGGTCCGATCAGGTGGTGATCGAGCTGATGAAGGCGCAGATCTCGGTCACCAACGCCGAGCCGTTCACCGTTTCGGCCCATGTGCCCCACGCGATCCGGCTGGCGCTGGGCTCGGTGGACATGCTTGTCCTGCGTCAAGCCTTGCTCAAAGTCCGGCGGGTGATCGCGGCTTACCTGTAG
- a CDS encoding DMT family transporter, producing MDPTTNLPAPALEKTSGWINGFIGVVIFSGSLPATRLAVLEFDPVFLTVIRATLAGVLALGLLWLFRERRPARDQWFSLLIVALGVVVGFPLLTALALQYVTSAHSIVFVGLLPLATAIFGVLRGGERPRPVFWIFSVLGSSLVVGFAVSQGLTASPTGDLLMLAAILACGLGYAEGAKLSRSLGGWQVICWALVLSLPVMAVLSVWRAPASFSGISVSAWVCLAYVSLFSMLIGFVFWYRGLAQGGIAAVGQLQLLQPFFGLALAATLLHEHVSVGMLVVTLGVILCVAGAKKFAR from the coding sequence ATGGATCCAACCACGAATCTGCCCGCCCCGGCCCTGGAAAAAACCAGTGGCTGGATCAACGGTTTCATCGGCGTCGTGATTTTCAGCGGCTCGCTGCCGGCCACGCGGCTGGCGGTGCTGGAATTCGACCCGGTGTTCCTCACCGTCATCCGCGCCACCCTCGCCGGGGTCTTGGCGCTGGGCCTGTTGTGGCTGTTTCGTGAACGACGCCCGGCGCGGGATCAGTGGTTCTCGTTGTTGATCGTGGCATTGGGCGTAGTCGTGGGATTCCCGCTATTGACCGCCCTCGCGCTGCAATACGTGACGTCGGCGCATTCCATTGTGTTTGTAGGATTGCTGCCACTGGCGACGGCGATTTTCGGCGTGCTGCGCGGCGGTGAACGGCCGCGTCCGGTGTTCTGGATCTTTTCGGTGTTGGGCAGTTCGCTGGTGGTCGGCTTTGCGGTTTCCCAGGGACTGACCGCTTCGCCCACCGGGGATCTGTTGATGCTGGCGGCGATTCTCGCCTGCGGTCTCGGTTATGCCGAAGGCGCCAAACTGTCGCGCAGCCTCGGCGGCTGGCAGGTGATCTGCTGGGCACTGGTGTTGTCGCTGCCGGTGATGGCCGTGTTGAGCGTATGGCGGGCGCCCGCCTCGTTCAGCGGCATCAGCGTGTCGGCGTGGGTGTGCCTGGCGTACGTTTCGCTGTTCAGCATGCTGATCGGTTTTGTGTTCTGGTATCGCGGACTGGCTCAGGGCGGGATTGCGGCAGTCGGACAGTTGCAGTTGTTGCAGCCGTTTTTCGGCCTGGCGCTGGCGGCGACGTTGCTGCATGAACACGTCAGCGTCGGCATGCTGGTGGTCACGTTGGGTGTGATTTTGTGCGTGGCCGGGGCGAAGAAATTCGCCCGATGA
- a CDS encoding LysR family transcriptional regulator → MDKIRHVPSLQAMQALVEVARCGSFTQAAQTLCLTQSAVSRQIQQLESHFNVALFVRTSRNLHLTPEGEQVLASARSIFEQLKNLEERLTPQKRPFRIRLHVSLAVRWLLPRLSDFYLHHPEVSLAIETVATEVVEPTSDSDAYILYLPTASSDPDCLTLFQETLVPVCAPGLVDAPRSVEELQRFALLHRSADRQAWIEWLAANDGKPLEAYRHIPFNLDELALDAAARGLGVAVTDMTLAAESIERGVLVVPFGQPLKTGGIYSLCLQPSAAAHPACGVVMGWFAGQAER, encoded by the coding sequence ATGGATAAAATTCGCCACGTTCCGTCCCTGCAAGCCATGCAGGCACTGGTCGAAGTCGCCCGATGCGGCAGCTTCACTCAGGCTGCGCAGACGTTGTGCCTGACCCAAAGCGCCGTCAGCCGGCAGATCCAGCAACTGGAAAGCCACTTCAATGTGGCGCTGTTCGTGCGCACCAGTCGCAACCTGCACCTGACTCCGGAAGGCGAACAGGTGCTGGCCAGTGCCCGGAGCATTTTCGAGCAACTCAAAAACCTCGAAGAGCGCCTCACGCCGCAGAAACGCCCGTTCCGCATTCGCCTGCATGTGTCGCTGGCAGTGCGCTGGTTGCTGCCCAGACTCAGCGACTTTTATCTGCACCATCCCGAGGTTTCGCTGGCCATCGAAACCGTTGCCACCGAAGTCGTCGAGCCCACCAGTGACAGCGACGCGTACATCCTTTATTTGCCGACGGCATCGAGTGATCCGGACTGCCTGACGCTGTTTCAGGAAACCCTGGTGCCGGTGTGCGCCCCCGGTTTGGTGGACGCCCCCCGGTCAGTCGAAGAACTGCAGCGTTTTGCCTTGCTGCATCGCTCGGCGGATCGCCAGGCCTGGATCGAATGGCTGGCCGCGAACGACGGCAAACCGCTGGAAGCTTACCGGCACATCCCGTTCAACCTCGATGAACTGGCACTGGATGCGGCGGCGCGGGGATTGGGTGTGGCGGTGACGGACATGACGCTCGCGGCAGAATCCATCGAGCGTGGGGTGTTGGTGGTGCCGTTCGGACAGCCGCTGAAAACCGGGGGGATTTATTCGTTGTGCCTGCAGCCGTCAGCGGCAGCGCATCCGGCGTGTGGGGTGGTGATGGGGTGGTTTGCGGGGCAGGCCGAGCGCTAA
- a CDS encoding phage infection protein, which produces MKRQILLGIAFSVLAVNAFAAKPAHTMIAEGGSDRLIEQRVAEGGSDRLLERRVAEGGSDRLLERRVAEGGSDRLQERRVAEGGSDRLLERRVAEGGSDRLQERRVAEGGSDRLLERRVAEGGSDRLQERRVAEGGSDRLLERRVAEGGSDRLIERRVA; this is translated from the coding sequence ATGAAACGCCAAATCCTTCTCGGCATCGCTTTCTCGGTACTTGCAGTCAACGCTTTTGCAGCAAAACCCGCTCACACCATGATCGCCGAAGGCGGTTCGGATCGATTGATCGAACAGCGTGTAGCTGAAGGTGGTTCGGATCGTCTGCTGGAACGCCGCGTAGCTGAAGGTGGTTCAGATCGTCTGCTGGAACGCCGCGTTGCCGAAGGTGGCTCGGATCGTCTGCAGGAACGCCGCGTAGCTGAAGGTGGTTCGGATCGTCTGCTGGAACGCCGTGTTGCCGAAGGTGGTTCGGATCGTCTGCAAGAACGCCGTGTAGCTGAAGGTGGTTCGGATCGTCTGCTGGAACGCCGTGTTGCCGAAGGTGGTTCGGATCGTCTGCAAGAACGCCGTGTAGCTGAAGGTGGTTCGGATCGTCTGCTGGAACGTCGCGTAGCTGAAGGTGGTTCGGATCGTCTGATCGAACGCCGCGTTGCATGA
- a CDS encoding carboxymuconolactone decarboxylase family protein: MSRIAPITLETATEATRPTLEGVQKKIGFLPNLFKTLAVAPAALDAYVQASATLGKTSLSAKEKEAVYLATSQVNGCDYCLAAHTLFAGKAGLAAEEIIEARHGRLNAFATFAHQLTENRGHLSDEQIAAARAAGIDDKKIIEVIAIVAVQTLTNYLNNTALTDIDFPAIDA; this comes from the coding sequence ATGAGCCGCATTGCCCCGATCACCCTTGAAACCGCGACCGAAGCCACCCGCCCGACCCTGGAAGGCGTGCAGAAAAAAATCGGCTTCCTGCCCAACCTGTTCAAGACCCTGGCGGTTGCCCCCGCTGCACTGGATGCCTACGTGCAAGCCTCTGCCACGCTGGGCAAAACGTCCCTGAGCGCCAAGGAAAAAGAGGCGGTGTACCTCGCCACGTCGCAGGTCAACGGCTGCGATTATTGCCTGGCAGCGCACACCCTGTTCGCCGGCAAGGCCGGGCTGGCAGCAGAAGAAATCATCGAAGCGCGTCACGGCAGGCTGAATGCCTTCGCCACCTTCGCCCATCAACTGACGGAAAACCGTGGTCATCTGAGCGATGAGCAGATCGCCGCCGCCCGCGCCGCCGGCATCGACGACAAGAAGATCATCGAAGTGATCGCCATCGTCGCCGTGCAGACCCTGACCAACTACCTCAACAACACCGCACTGACCGACATCGACTTCCCGGCTATCGATGCCTGA
- a CDS encoding chorismate mutase, translating into MSRVSTLLTSTLFAVLATTANAAPAPAPEALQSLLSTLNERLNIGDLVALTKWDSGKPIQDSPREAQVIANARALATERKLDPEDVAQLIAAQMEANKLVQYGLLVKWQAAGAAPDTPRPDLGKQIRPRLDELQTRLLQQYADFTPYRHDPNCSTWLAKARSGLTHDTLHELALIRATGELCIRATAP; encoded by the coding sequence ATGTCCCGCGTCTCGACCCTGCTGACCTCTACCCTTTTTGCCGTTCTGGCGACGACAGCCAACGCTGCCCCGGCGCCAGCGCCTGAAGCGCTGCAAAGCCTGCTGAGTACCCTGAACGAACGCCTGAACATCGGCGATCTCGTTGCCCTGACCAAATGGGACAGCGGCAAGCCGATCCAGGACAGTCCCCGCGAAGCGCAGGTCATCGCCAATGCCCGGGCGCTGGCCACCGAACGCAAGCTCGACCCGGAAGACGTGGCGCAATTGATCGCCGCGCAAATGGAAGCCAACAAACTGGTGCAATACGGTTTGCTCGTGAAGTGGCAGGCGGCCGGTGCTGCGCCGGACACGCCGCGTCCGGACTTGGGCAAACAGATTCGTCCGCGCCTGGATGAGCTGCAAACCCGGTTGTTGCAGCAATACGCCGACTTCACGCCCTATCGTCATGACCCGAATTGCTCGACATGGCTGGCCAAGGCGCGCAGCGGTCTGACTCACGATACGTTGCATGAACTGGCCCTGATCCGTGCCACCGGCGAACTATGTATTCGGGCAACAGCCCCGTGA
- a CDS encoding NAD(P)/FAD-dependent oxidoreductase: MDNICGWIAQAGNAPARGRLSGAQKADWLVIGAGITGLSAAHNLAQLHPEARIVVVDRQSAAQGASARNSGFVVAHEHPANSELIGAAGFAGFEVDTAISRAASEEVRQRIARHAIDCDFRDSGYFFAVNDPAKLNQVDAKLATLRALGARAEFLQGESLSRKLGTRHYQAAIWCGNGNALLQPAKYVKGLLDALPENVTVFENTDISGLERVGSGRLRAQGAEGSVEAKQVLVCLNAFIPRVGINDSATFPMELSASLTRPLTDQEFAAIGSVEPWGVLSTRPLGATVRLTPDRRVMIRNTAEYRTRDLSNSELVLRRQHHVRGLQRRFPFLGEQDIRYTWTGHLSASRSGQAYFDRVEEGVFAVAGCNGSGVARGTLWGRLLAELASGVDSPLLQSVMQRAEPGWLPPRPFFDIGAMLRMRVEAVRARTEI; encoded by the coding sequence ATGGACAATATCTGTGGCTGGATCGCACAAGCCGGAAACGCCCCGGCACGCGGTCGCCTGAGCGGAGCGCAAAAAGCCGACTGGCTGGTGATCGGGGCCGGCATCACCGGGCTCAGCGCCGCGCATAACCTCGCGCAACTGCATCCCGAGGCGCGGATTGTGGTGGTTGATCGGCAATCGGCGGCGCAGGGCGCTTCGGCGCGCAACTCGGGATTCGTGGTCGCCCATGAACACCCGGCCAACAGCGAACTGATCGGCGCCGCAGGCTTTGCCGGGTTTGAAGTCGACACGGCGATTTCCCGCGCCGCCAGCGAAGAAGTCCGCCAACGCATTGCCCGACACGCCATCGATTGCGACTTCCGCGACAGCGGTTATTTCTTCGCCGTCAACGATCCGGCCAAGCTCAATCAGGTCGATGCGAAACTGGCCACGCTGCGTGCCCTTGGTGCCCGCGCTGAATTTCTGCAAGGCGAGTCGTTGAGTCGAAAACTCGGCACTCGTCACTATCAGGCGGCGATCTGGTGCGGCAATGGCAATGCGCTGCTGCAACCGGCCAAGTATGTGAAGGGCTTGCTCGATGCGCTCCCGGAGAATGTCACGGTGTTTGAAAATACCGATATTTCGGGTCTTGAGCGTGTTGGTTCGGGGCGTCTACGCGCCCAAGGCGCCGAAGGCAGTGTCGAGGCGAAGCAGGTGCTGGTATGCCTCAACGCCTTCATTCCTCGCGTCGGCATCAACGACAGCGCCACGTTCCCGATGGAGTTGAGCGCCAGCCTCACGCGACCGCTTACGGATCAGGAGTTCGCGGCCATCGGTTCGGTCGAGCCGTGGGGCGTGCTCTCGACCCGGCCGTTGGGCGCGACCGTGCGGTTGACCCCGGATCGCCGGGTGATGATTCGCAACACCGCCGAGTACCGCACGCGGGACCTGTCCAACAGTGAGCTGGTTCTGCGCCGACAACATCATGTGCGCGGTCTGCAACGGCGCTTTCCGTTCCTCGGCGAGCAAGACATCCGCTACACCTGGACCGGTCACCTGAGTGCGAGCCGCAGCGGCCAGGCCTATTTCGACCGGGTTGAGGAGGGAGTTTTCGCCGTCGCCGGTTGCAACGGTTCGGGCGTGGCGCGCGGAACCCTGTGGGGACGGCTGTTGGCGGAGCTGGCGTCGGGCGTCGACTCGCCCTTGCTGCAATCGGTGATGCAACGGGCCGAACCCGGCTGGCTGCCGCCGCGACCTTTCTTCGATATCGGTGCCATGCTTCGCATGCGCGTGGAGGCGGTCAGGGCCAGAACAGAAATCTGA
- a CDS encoding c-type cytochrome, producing MKNTALLTLALILNAGLFSTPALAAGDAEAGGKIFPRLCGGCHQVGESARPGFGPQLNGIIGRPAGTSANYVYSDAMKNSGITWSRETLTAYLKDPKGVVPGTRMIFWGLSYEEKIDNLLAYLQTFQSP from the coding sequence ATGAAAAACACCGCGTTACTGACCCTCGCCCTGATCCTCAACGCAGGTCTGTTCAGCACGCCCGCCCTGGCGGCTGGCGACGCCGAGGCCGGCGGCAAAATCTTCCCGCGCCTGTGCGGTGGCTGCCACCAGGTCGGCGAGTCCGCCCGCCCCGGATTCGGCCCGCAACTCAACGGCATCATCGGCCGTCCGGCGGGGACCTCGGCGAACTACGTGTACTCCGATGCAATGAAGAACTCCGGCATCACCTGGAGCCGCGAAACGCTGACGGCGTATCTGAAAGATCCGAAAGGCGTGGTGCCGGGGACGCGGATGATCTTCTGGGGGCTGAGTTACGAGGAGAAAATCGATAATTTGTTGGCGTATCTCCAGACTTTTCAGTCGCCTTGA